One region of Oryzias latipes chromosome 6, ASM223467v1 genomic DNA includes:
- the LOC101162679 gene encoding UPF0606 protein KIAA1549 isoform X5 — MTAFVSTVGLLLEMLQALLHSQRAAFLGMAVLVVMIAADSPVADEVLLDFTQPPLGFPGATASSKGLEPSALPDSPQMTQRPEFPNPLPINSESTHETWTSHFIWRQSTNEKSKPVMQRDAVTEEPHTSESSLSRTAEPVPGLSQQFEETADRITERNLELTHSGYQTSSPLLPPTRTKHQNSSIASLSSSATGTSIPYLAIYSNDKRTSNIQEAVTAEKTLPSGILTRDRPPNSSVSTTLAEEPFSQRVESSQASPINFSLVGSLPEHEENMLSYDKIHSPGYNVPLSTSQPTLSSFEPNELPPEDFYPTNTMEVDWGSGDYLETMSYFNSDQDSYPLVTKVLSDPYDQEEYTESYDTSFPARVGISLTSLQHLHVSPSPSLFTTYSTIVPYRHPSLTASIPHLTVETTPTPMTDVPGESDIMWADSVTVQPTYVLLPDMNSLEYYTTQLTKDGFDVRAEENVTAVLMNSTEVSPIETYTHSSNATMEESSSELSGFGPLEESTTEDSRQLINSSAPILYPSIVPTHILYPLSSSWMVGDLSITDLSIQTFTDSTALSSILQPSETPLLPEDSMSASSLTDVHWFVTESLPEGTIHTSAVLTSTVAFSPVLTDIPVNDSTSDTTDGTHQNPILSTEHTPSTYFTDFTSHNATLDPLVMSGDQGVTEDGKDHTGTLISTASEVRTLSALPTSPAATTTPYEGTKGASATTESSSTVGFISPTREQTSAPATTPRQYLCKLDRPSYLTKIDFPSGATVGYAKSQLRDLLKLEFNKSVELQVVDPPPKLVIRVVSGSVIYTAISVVNGLQRSGRRFLYVAPSLTPPDRKYQVHTVLQFVPGHIDVRFCTFSESIERGLSRAFAEVRRRSQASTNFTMHIINITTAAPGNEEQQSRFPVDITFTISGTRGYLTGSEVSDALMTLTVVEFSFYMGFPVLQIAEPFHYPELNTSQLLRSTWVRTVLLGVLDHEVRQRTFQANLERRVALLFREALGSVRRVRRATTVDNSSIQVVAASRLAGEDHPLEVVYFAESPGGERMPAVQTANLLNSLDIQRAAIVLGYRVRGVLAQPVEKVASSPSDKENANVWIGVGVVVPLLVVLLILSILYWKLCRTDKLEFQPDAMTAIQQRQKLQAPSVKGFDFAKLHLGQQSKDDVMVIQEPVPPAPASGPLPTAIKQGPSPSDNGEIATARTSASSTKASHGGRRRERISPSDRDSVVSDHSTERESTGENLRATAAAPSDSKQTRPPPSNGAANEQPSSAAIFEHVDRTSRAADAARRLPNKIQLIAMQPMAVPALHSPPSHGRLADAEQIQVALRHKSEIEHHRNKIRLRAKRKGHYDFPAMEDLITGVGDAKDRHHIYHKAQSQMDKILDPESQMLPVFREQRKSSRGRRSPRQRLRSQLNGGMMEADKDQLITEDDPAYRKGPGVNNVAYVSDPDQGPVSPHRSPSPTDEVFLGPASSPPGHAPPPPPYIPPQPSIEEARQQMHSLLDDAFALVSPTSQGSTAGITLPGGNGNPQVKSPAGCGPRAWGPTYSAFGPAPSRFPEPPLSSAAGLTPRQGFGSAYTPAGEEVAPAEQLQSDGPYSRRGYYADEPPSSARPRPVGGTTGTQLHHLAQVGLTGHANGYPAGVRAAFPGGQNGGVGWNRYHDNSFTREEPEKDAMHRSAAPPAHLDAAGVGYLTPQRDISPPTHSSASLIKAIREELLRLSQKQTAASGYRS; from the exons aTGAGGTTCTGTTGGACTTCACACAGCCCCCTTTGGGATTTCCTGGCGCTACTGCAAGTTCAAAAGGATTAGAACCATCAGCCTTACCAGATTCACCACAGATGACTCAGAGGCCAGAGTTTCCTAATCCCCTTCCAATCAATTCTGAATCAACCCATGAGACTTGGACCTCCCACTTCATTTGGAGGCAAAgtacaaatgaaaaatccaaaCCCGTAATGCAGAGGGATGCTGTCACAGAGGAGCCGCATACTTCTGAATCGTCTTTGTCAAGAACAGCTGAACCTGTTCCAGGACTGAGTCAACAGTTTGAGGAAACAGCTGACCGTATCACAGAGAGGAATTTAGAGCTGACACATTCAGGATACCAGAcatcctctccccttctgcCTCCTACAAGAACCAAGCATCAGAATTCATCCATAGCTTCCTTAAGCTCATCTGCTACTGGTACCTCAATACCCTATTTAGCCATCTATTCTAATGATAAGAGGACGTCTAACATTCAGGAGGCTGTAACTGCAGAGAAGACTTTGCCTTCTGGGATTTTAACACGCGACAGGCCTCCTAATTCCTCTGTTTCTACCACTTTGGCAGAAGAACCTTTTAGTCAACGAGTGGAATCGAGTCAAGCGAGCCCCATCAACTTTTCATTGGTGGGTAGCTTACCAGAACACGAGGAAAACATGCTAAGCTATGACAAGATTCACTCTCCTGGCTATAATGTGCCTTTAAGCACCTCTCAACCTACACTAAGTTCATTTGAACCCAACGAGTTGCCTCCTGAGGACTTTTACCCAACCAACACCATGGAAGTGGACTGGGGTTCTGGAGATTATTTAGAGACGATGTCTTACTTTAATTCAGACCAAGACAGTTACCCTTTGGTCACCAAGGTGCTATCTGATCCATATGATCAGGAGGAATACACAGAAAGCTATGACACATCTTTTCCTGCCAGAGTAGGAATCTCCCTTACATCTTTGCAGCATCTTCATGTGTCTCCTTCACCTAGTCTCTTCACCACATACAGTACCATTGTGCCATACAGACATCCTTCTTTAACCGCCTCAATACCTCACCTCACCGTGGAGACTACTCCCACTCCTATGACTGATGTACCTGGAGAATCCGACATAATGTGGGCAGATTCTGTCACAGTTCAACCCACATATGTCCTGCTACCTGACATGAACAGCTTAGAGTACTACACCACCCAACTAACCAAGGATGGCTTTGACGTCAGAGCTGAAGAAAATGTTACCGCtgttttgatgaactcaacagAGGTTTCTCCCATAGAGACGTACACCCACAGTTCAAATGCGACTATGGAGGAATCTTCCAGTGAACTGTCAGGGTTTGGGCCTCTGGAAGAATCCACCACAGAGGACAGCCGTCAACTGATTAATTCCTCTGCTCCTATTCTTTATCCTTCCATTGTCCCAACCCACATCCTATATCCCTTGTCTTCCAGTTGGATGGTTGGTGATTTATCCATCACTGATTTGTCCATACAGACATTCACAGACAGCACTGCTTTATCCAGCATTTTGCAGCCAAGTGAAACACCTTTGCTTCCAGAAGATTCAATGTCCGCCTCATCTCTCACAGATGTCCATTGGTTTGTCACAGAGTCTTTGCCAGAAGGTACCATACACACATCTGCTGTCTTAACGTCAACTGTTGCCTTCTCTCCGGTACTCACTGATATCCCTGTAAATGATTCTACTTCTGATACAACGGATGGAACCCACCAGAACCCGATTTTGTCTACCGAACACACTCCCAGTACCTACTTTACTGATTTCACATCCCACAATGCCACCTTAGACCCCCTGGTTATGTCTGGTGATCAGGGTGTGACTGAAGACGGAAAGGACCACACAGGTACGCTGATCTCAACAGCCAGTGAAGTCAGAACTCTCTCTGCCTTACCAACAAGTCCAGCTGCCACGACTACCCCGTATGAAGGGACGAAAGGTGCTTCTGCCACGACGGAATCGTCTTCCACCGTCGGCTTCATCTCCCCTACCAGAGAACAGACTTCAGCCCCAGCTACAACACCAAGACAGTACCTCTGCAAACTCGACAGACCTTCTTATTTGACTAAAATCG ATTTTCCTTCTGGAGCCACTGTTGGATATGCCAAGTCCCAACTGAGAGACTTGCTCAAACTGGAGTTCAACAAATCAGTGGAGCTCCAg GTAGTGGACCCCCCACCAAAACTTGTTATCCGGGTCGTGTCAGGATCCGTCATATACACGGCCATATCTGTTGTCAATGGACTGCAAAGGTCTGGACGCCGATTCCTTTATGTGGCTCCTAGTTTGACTCCACCAGACCGTAAATATCAGGTCCACACAG TGCTACAGTTTGTCCCGGGCCACATCGACGTTCGGTTCTGCACCTTTAGCGAGTCCATTGAAAGAGGCTTGAGCAGGGCCTTCGCAGAAGTGCGCCGGCGCTCACAGGCGTCCACCAACTTCACCATGCAC ATCATAAACATCACCACAGCTGCTCCCGGCAATGAGGAACAACAGTCGAGGTTTCCAGTGGACATCACCTTCACCATTAGCGGTACCAGGGGTTACCTGACAGGGTCAGAGGTCAGTGACGCTCTGATGACCCTCACGGTGGTGGAATTCAGCTTCTACATGGGCTTTCCTGTACTTCAGATCGCTGAAC CTTTCCATTATCCAGAGCTAAACACCAGCCAGCTGCTTCGCTCCACCTGGGTCAGAACAG TGCTTCTGGGTGTGCTGGATCACGAAGTGAGACAAAGGACTTTCCAGGCTAACCTGGAACGCCGCGTGGCCTTGTTGTTCAGAGAAGCCTTGGGATCGGTCAGACGAGTCAGAAGAGCCACCACCGTGGACAACAGCAGCATTCAG GTTGTGGCGGCGAGTCGTCTGGCAGGTGAGGACCACCCGCTGGAGGTGGTGTACTTCGCGGAGAGTCCCGGCGGGGAGAGGATGCCTGCTGTTCAAACAGCCAACCTGCTCAACAGCCTGGATATTCAAAGGGCTGCCATTGTTTTGGGATACCGTGTGCGCGGCGTTTTGGCTCAGC CTGTAGAGAAGGTGGCGTCATCTCCATCCGACAAAGAGAACGCCAACGTTTGGATTGGCGTTGGGGTGGTGGTCCCCCTGCTTGTGGTGCTCCTCATCCTTTCCATCCTCTACTGGAAGCTGTGCCGCACAGACAAGCTGGAGTTCCAGCCAGACGCCATGACTGCCATCCAGCAGAGACAGAAG TTACAGGCTCCCAGCGTGAAGGGCTTCGACTTTGCCAAGCTCCATCTTGGCCAGCAGAGCAAAGATGATGTCATGGTGATCCAGGAGCCCGTCCCACCGGCGCCTGCATCCGGCCCGCTCCCGACAGCCATTAAGCAAGGCCCCAGTCCATCCGACAACGGCGAGATCGCCACGGCCAGAACCTCGGCTTCTTCCACCAAGGCCTCCCACGGCGGGAGACGGAGAGAGAG GATCTCCCCGTCAGACAGAGACTCTGTGGTGAGCGATCATTCCACCGAACGGGAATCGACCGGGGAGAACCTGAGAGCCACCGCCGCCGCGCCCAGCGACAGCAAGCAGACCC GTCCTCCACCTTCAAACGGGGCCGCCAACGAGCAGCCGTCCTCTGCCGCGATCTTTGAACACGTGGATCGCACGTCCCGTGCCGCAGACGCCGCCAGGAGACTCCCCAACAAAATCCAGCTTATCGCCATGCAGCCCATGGCGGTTCCAGCGCTGCACAGCCCGCCGTCGCACGGACGACTGGCCGACGCAGAACAG ATCCAGGTGGCTCTGAGGCACAAGTCAGAGATCGAACACCATCGTAACAAGATCCGGCTGCGCGCCAAACGGAAAGGCCACTACGATTTCCCCGCCATGGAAGACTTGATAACCGGCGTCGGAGACGCCAAAGACCGCCATCACATCTACCACAAAGCTCAGTCCCAGATGGATAAGATTCTTGACCCGGAGTCTCAGATGCTGCCTGTCTTTAGGGAACAAAGGAAAAG CAGTCGTGGAAGACGTTCTCCTAGGCAAAGGCTGAGGAGTCAGCTGAATGGAGGCATGATGGAAGCAGACAAAGACCAGCTCATCACAGAAGATGATCCCGCCTACAGGAAGGGTCCTGGAGTCAACAATGTGGCCTATGTG TCGGACCCAGACCAGGGACCGGTGTCCCCTCACAGGAGTCCCTCCCCCACAGACGAGGTCTTCCTGGGTCCCGCCTCCTCCCCTCCAGGGCACGCCCCTCCGCCCCCCCCTTACATTCCCCCACAGCCCTCCATTGAAGAGGCGCGGCAGCAGATGCACTCCCTATTGGACGACGCCTTTGCTCTGGTGTCCCCCACTTCTCAGGGCAGCACGGCGGGGATCACCCTGCCCGGGGGCAACGGCAACCCACAGGTCAAAAGCCCTGCAGGTTGTGGGCCTAGAGCCTGGGGCCCCACCTACTCAGCATTTGGCCCCGCCCCCAGT AGATTCCCTGAGCCGcctctgtcttctgctgcaggtctgaCGCCGCG ACAGGGCTTTGGCTCCGCCTACACGCCAGCAGGAGAGGAAGTGGCGCCCGCGGAGCAGCTGCAGTCTGACGGCCCGTACTCCAGGAGGGGCTACTACGCTGACGAGCCGCCGTCCTCTGCCAGGCCGCGGCCGGTGGGCGGGACTACAG GAACCCAGCTCCATCACCTCGCTCAGGTGGGCCTGACCGGCCACGCCAACGGCTACCCGGCGGGGGTCAGGGCCGCCTTCCCGGGCGGCCAGAACGGGGGCGTAGGCTGGaaccgttaccatgacaacagttTCACCAGGGAGGAACCGGAAAAAGATGCA ATGCACCGGAGTGCAGCTCCGCCCGCCCACCTGGACGCCGCCGGCGTGGGGTATTTGACCCCGCAGCGGGACATTTCTCCTCCCACGCATTCCTCCGCCTCCCTGATCAAGGCCATCCGAGAGGAGCTGCTGCGCCTCTCGCAGAAACAGACGGCGGCGTCCGGCTATCGCAGCTGA
- the LOC101162679 gene encoding UPF0606 protein KIAA1549 isoform X4 — MTAFVSTVGLLLEMLQALLHSQRAAFLGMAVLVVMIAADSPVADEVLLDFTQPPLGFPGATASSKGLEPSALPDSPQMTQRPEFPNPLPINSESTHETWTSHFIWRQSTNEKSKPVMQRDAVTEEPHTSESSLSRTAEPVPGLSQQFEETADRITERNLELTHSGYQTSSPLLPPTRTKHQNSSIASLSSSATGTSIPYLAIYSNDKRTSNIQEAVTAEKTLPSGILTRDRPPNSSVSTTLAEEPFSQRVESSQASPINFSLVGSLPEHEENMLSYDKIHSPGYNVPLSTSQPTLSSFEPNELPPEDFYPTNTMEVDWGSGDYLETMSYFNSDQDSYPLVTKVLSDPYDQEEYTESYDTSFPARVGISLTSLQHLHVSPSPSLFTTYSTIVPYRHPSLTASIPHLTVETTPTPMTDVPGESDIMWADSVTVQPTYVLLPDMNSLEYYTTQLTKDGFDVRAEENVTAVLMNSTEVSPIETYTHSSNATMEESSSELSGFGPLEESTTEDSRQLINSSAPILYPSIVPTHILYPLSSSWMVGDLSITDLSIQTFTDSTALSSILQPSETPLLPEDSMSASSLTDVHWFVTESLPEGTIHTSAVLTSTVAFSPVLTDIPVNDSTSDTTDGTHQNPILSTEHTPSTYFTDFTSHNATLDPLVMSGDQGVTEDGKDHTGTLISTASEVRTLSALPTSPAATTTPYEGTKGASATTESSSTVGFISPTREQTSAPATTPRQYLCKLDRPSYLTKIDFPSGATVGYAKSQLRDLLKLEFNKSVELQVVDPPPKLVIRVVSGSVIYTAISVVNGLQRSGRRFLYVAPSLTPPDRKYQVHTVLQFVPGHIDVRFCTFSESIERGLSRAFAEVRRRSQASTNFTMHIINITTAAPGNEEQQSRFPVDITFTISGTRGYLTGSEVSDALMTLTVVEFSFYMGFPVLQIAEPFHYPELNTSQLLRSTWVRTVLLGVLDHEVRQRTFQANLERRVALLFREALGSVRRVRRATTVDNSSIQVVAASRLAGEDHPLEVVYFAESPGGERMPAVQTANLLNSLDIQRAAIVLGYRVRGVLAQPVEKVASSPSDKENANVWIGVGVVVPLLVVLLILSILYWKLCRTDKLEFQPDAMTAIQQRQKLQAPSVKGFDFAKLHLGQQSKDDVMVIQEPVPPAPASGPLPTAIKQGPSPSDNGEIATARTSASSTKASHGGRRRERISPSDRDSVVSDHSTERESTGENLRATAAAPSDSKQTRRNRIGPPPSNGAANEQPSSAAIFEHVDRTSRAADAARRLPNKIQLIAMQPMAVPALHSPPSHGRLADAEQIQVALRHKSEIEHHRNKIRLRAKRKGHYDFPAMEDLITGVGDAKDRHHIYHKAQSQMDKILDPESQMLPVFREQRKSSRGRRSPRQRLRSQLNGGMMEADKDQLITEDDPAYRKGPGVNNVAYVSDPDQGPVSPHRSPSPTDEVFLGPASSPPGHAPPPPPYIPPQPSIEEARQQMHSLLDDAFALVSPTSQGSTAGITLPGGNGNPQVKSPAGCGPRAWGPTYSAFGPAPSRFPEPPLSSAAGLTPRQGFGSAYTPAGEEVAPAEQLQSDGPYSRRGYYADEPPSSARPRPVGGTTGTQLHHLAQVGLTGHANGYPAGVRAAFPGGQNGGVGWNRYHDNSFTREEPEKDAMHRSAAPPAHLDAAGVGYLTPQRDISPPTHSSASLIKAIREELLRLSQKQTAASGYRS, encoded by the exons aTGAGGTTCTGTTGGACTTCACACAGCCCCCTTTGGGATTTCCTGGCGCTACTGCAAGTTCAAAAGGATTAGAACCATCAGCCTTACCAGATTCACCACAGATGACTCAGAGGCCAGAGTTTCCTAATCCCCTTCCAATCAATTCTGAATCAACCCATGAGACTTGGACCTCCCACTTCATTTGGAGGCAAAgtacaaatgaaaaatccaaaCCCGTAATGCAGAGGGATGCTGTCACAGAGGAGCCGCATACTTCTGAATCGTCTTTGTCAAGAACAGCTGAACCTGTTCCAGGACTGAGTCAACAGTTTGAGGAAACAGCTGACCGTATCACAGAGAGGAATTTAGAGCTGACACATTCAGGATACCAGAcatcctctccccttctgcCTCCTACAAGAACCAAGCATCAGAATTCATCCATAGCTTCCTTAAGCTCATCTGCTACTGGTACCTCAATACCCTATTTAGCCATCTATTCTAATGATAAGAGGACGTCTAACATTCAGGAGGCTGTAACTGCAGAGAAGACTTTGCCTTCTGGGATTTTAACACGCGACAGGCCTCCTAATTCCTCTGTTTCTACCACTTTGGCAGAAGAACCTTTTAGTCAACGAGTGGAATCGAGTCAAGCGAGCCCCATCAACTTTTCATTGGTGGGTAGCTTACCAGAACACGAGGAAAACATGCTAAGCTATGACAAGATTCACTCTCCTGGCTATAATGTGCCTTTAAGCACCTCTCAACCTACACTAAGTTCATTTGAACCCAACGAGTTGCCTCCTGAGGACTTTTACCCAACCAACACCATGGAAGTGGACTGGGGTTCTGGAGATTATTTAGAGACGATGTCTTACTTTAATTCAGACCAAGACAGTTACCCTTTGGTCACCAAGGTGCTATCTGATCCATATGATCAGGAGGAATACACAGAAAGCTATGACACATCTTTTCCTGCCAGAGTAGGAATCTCCCTTACATCTTTGCAGCATCTTCATGTGTCTCCTTCACCTAGTCTCTTCACCACATACAGTACCATTGTGCCATACAGACATCCTTCTTTAACCGCCTCAATACCTCACCTCACCGTGGAGACTACTCCCACTCCTATGACTGATGTACCTGGAGAATCCGACATAATGTGGGCAGATTCTGTCACAGTTCAACCCACATATGTCCTGCTACCTGACATGAACAGCTTAGAGTACTACACCACCCAACTAACCAAGGATGGCTTTGACGTCAGAGCTGAAGAAAATGTTACCGCtgttttgatgaactcaacagAGGTTTCTCCCATAGAGACGTACACCCACAGTTCAAATGCGACTATGGAGGAATCTTCCAGTGAACTGTCAGGGTTTGGGCCTCTGGAAGAATCCACCACAGAGGACAGCCGTCAACTGATTAATTCCTCTGCTCCTATTCTTTATCCTTCCATTGTCCCAACCCACATCCTATATCCCTTGTCTTCCAGTTGGATGGTTGGTGATTTATCCATCACTGATTTGTCCATACAGACATTCACAGACAGCACTGCTTTATCCAGCATTTTGCAGCCAAGTGAAACACCTTTGCTTCCAGAAGATTCAATGTCCGCCTCATCTCTCACAGATGTCCATTGGTTTGTCACAGAGTCTTTGCCAGAAGGTACCATACACACATCTGCTGTCTTAACGTCAACTGTTGCCTTCTCTCCGGTACTCACTGATATCCCTGTAAATGATTCTACTTCTGATACAACGGATGGAACCCACCAGAACCCGATTTTGTCTACCGAACACACTCCCAGTACCTACTTTACTGATTTCACATCCCACAATGCCACCTTAGACCCCCTGGTTATGTCTGGTGATCAGGGTGTGACTGAAGACGGAAAGGACCACACAGGTACGCTGATCTCAACAGCCAGTGAAGTCAGAACTCTCTCTGCCTTACCAACAAGTCCAGCTGCCACGACTACCCCGTATGAAGGGACGAAAGGTGCTTCTGCCACGACGGAATCGTCTTCCACCGTCGGCTTCATCTCCCCTACCAGAGAACAGACTTCAGCCCCAGCTACAACACCAAGACAGTACCTCTGCAAACTCGACAGACCTTCTTATTTGACTAAAATCG ATTTTCCTTCTGGAGCCACTGTTGGATATGCCAAGTCCCAACTGAGAGACTTGCTCAAACTGGAGTTCAACAAATCAGTGGAGCTCCAg GTAGTGGACCCCCCACCAAAACTTGTTATCCGGGTCGTGTCAGGATCCGTCATATACACGGCCATATCTGTTGTCAATGGACTGCAAAGGTCTGGACGCCGATTCCTTTATGTGGCTCCTAGTTTGACTCCACCAGACCGTAAATATCAGGTCCACACAG TGCTACAGTTTGTCCCGGGCCACATCGACGTTCGGTTCTGCACCTTTAGCGAGTCCATTGAAAGAGGCTTGAGCAGGGCCTTCGCAGAAGTGCGCCGGCGCTCACAGGCGTCCACCAACTTCACCATGCAC ATCATAAACATCACCACAGCTGCTCCCGGCAATGAGGAACAACAGTCGAGGTTTCCAGTGGACATCACCTTCACCATTAGCGGTACCAGGGGTTACCTGACAGGGTCAGAGGTCAGTGACGCTCTGATGACCCTCACGGTGGTGGAATTCAGCTTCTACATGGGCTTTCCTGTACTTCAGATCGCTGAAC CTTTCCATTATCCAGAGCTAAACACCAGCCAGCTGCTTCGCTCCACCTGGGTCAGAACAG TGCTTCTGGGTGTGCTGGATCACGAAGTGAGACAAAGGACTTTCCAGGCTAACCTGGAACGCCGCGTGGCCTTGTTGTTCAGAGAAGCCTTGGGATCGGTCAGACGAGTCAGAAGAGCCACCACCGTGGACAACAGCAGCATTCAG GTTGTGGCGGCGAGTCGTCTGGCAGGTGAGGACCACCCGCTGGAGGTGGTGTACTTCGCGGAGAGTCCCGGCGGGGAGAGGATGCCTGCTGTTCAAACAGCCAACCTGCTCAACAGCCTGGATATTCAAAGGGCTGCCATTGTTTTGGGATACCGTGTGCGCGGCGTTTTGGCTCAGC CTGTAGAGAAGGTGGCGTCATCTCCATCCGACAAAGAGAACGCCAACGTTTGGATTGGCGTTGGGGTGGTGGTCCCCCTGCTTGTGGTGCTCCTCATCCTTTCCATCCTCTACTGGAAGCTGTGCCGCACAGACAAGCTGGAGTTCCAGCCAGACGCCATGACTGCCATCCAGCAGAGACAGAAG TTACAGGCTCCCAGCGTGAAGGGCTTCGACTTTGCCAAGCTCCATCTTGGCCAGCAGAGCAAAGATGATGTCATGGTGATCCAGGAGCCCGTCCCACCGGCGCCTGCATCCGGCCCGCTCCCGACAGCCATTAAGCAAGGCCCCAGTCCATCCGACAACGGCGAGATCGCCACGGCCAGAACCTCGGCTTCTTCCACCAAGGCCTCCCACGGCGGGAGACGGAGAGAGAG GATCTCCCCGTCAGACAGAGACTCTGTGGTGAGCGATCATTCCACCGAACGGGAATCGACCGGGGAGAACCTGAGAGCCACCGCCGCCGCGCCCAGCGACAGCAAGCAGACCC GCAGGAATAGAATTG GTCCTCCACCTTCAAACGGGGCCGCCAACGAGCAGCCGTCCTCTGCCGCGATCTTTGAACACGTGGATCGCACGTCCCGTGCCGCAGACGCCGCCAGGAGACTCCCCAACAAAATCCAGCTTATCGCCATGCAGCCCATGGCGGTTCCAGCGCTGCACAGCCCGCCGTCGCACGGACGACTGGCCGACGCAGAACAG ATCCAGGTGGCTCTGAGGCACAAGTCAGAGATCGAACACCATCGTAACAAGATCCGGCTGCGCGCCAAACGGAAAGGCCACTACGATTTCCCCGCCATGGAAGACTTGATAACCGGCGTCGGAGACGCCAAAGACCGCCATCACATCTACCACAAAGCTCAGTCCCAGATGGATAAGATTCTTGACCCGGAGTCTCAGATGCTGCCTGTCTTTAGGGAACAAAGGAAAAG CAGTCGTGGAAGACGTTCTCCTAGGCAAAGGCTGAGGAGTCAGCTGAATGGAGGCATGATGGAAGCAGACAAAGACCAGCTCATCACAGAAGATGATCCCGCCTACAGGAAGGGTCCTGGAGTCAACAATGTGGCCTATGTG TCGGACCCAGACCAGGGACCGGTGTCCCCTCACAGGAGTCCCTCCCCCACAGACGAGGTCTTCCTGGGTCCCGCCTCCTCCCCTCCAGGGCACGCCCCTCCGCCCCCCCCTTACATTCCCCCACAGCCCTCCATTGAAGAGGCGCGGCAGCAGATGCACTCCCTATTGGACGACGCCTTTGCTCTGGTGTCCCCCACTTCTCAGGGCAGCACGGCGGGGATCACCCTGCCCGGGGGCAACGGCAACCCACAGGTCAAAAGCCCTGCAGGTTGTGGGCCTAGAGCCTGGGGCCCCACCTACTCAGCATTTGGCCCCGCCCCCAGT AGATTCCCTGAGCCGcctctgtcttctgctgcaggtctgaCGCCGCG ACAGGGCTTTGGCTCCGCCTACACGCCAGCAGGAGAGGAAGTGGCGCCCGCGGAGCAGCTGCAGTCTGACGGCCCGTACTCCAGGAGGGGCTACTACGCTGACGAGCCGCCGTCCTCTGCCAGGCCGCGGCCGGTGGGCGGGACTACAG GAACCCAGCTCCATCACCTCGCTCAGGTGGGCCTGACCGGCCACGCCAACGGCTACCCGGCGGGGGTCAGGGCCGCCTTCCCGGGCGGCCAGAACGGGGGCGTAGGCTGGaaccgttaccatgacaacagttTCACCAGGGAGGAACCGGAAAAAGATGCA ATGCACCGGAGTGCAGCTCCGCCCGCCCACCTGGACGCCGCCGGCGTGGGGTATTTGACCCCGCAGCGGGACATTTCTCCTCCCACGCATTCCTCCGCCTCCCTGATCAAGGCCATCCGAGAGGAGCTGCTGCGCCTCTCGCAGAAACAGACGGCGGCGTCCGGCTATCGCAGCTGA